A window of the Henckelia pumila isolate YLH828 chromosome 3, ASM3356847v2, whole genome shotgun sequence genome harbors these coding sequences:
- the LOC140887171 gene encoding berberine bridge enzyme-like 21 produces MEKTPFLFLFLFLNSVAFSTAASVYDSFVQCFSQSKIPSSEISGIIYSPANPSFANILEDYVRNRRFNVSTTPKPNTIITPKTQLHVSVAVLCSKKLGIQLKIRSGGHDYEGLSYVSAKSTFVILDMFNFRAIDVDIADETAWVQSGAQLGELYYRIWEKSKVHGFPAGVCPTVGVGGHISGAGYGNLLRKYGLTVDHVIDAQIVDANGRVLDRASMGEDLFWAIRGGGGASFGVILGYKIKLVRVPPVVTVFRVERFQNDTAIDSVFQYQQIAEKMDNDLFIRVLLQPITRNKVRSVRATFIGMFLGDSARLVSVTGSQFPVLGLKQSDCKEMSWIDSVLYWTNFDNTTAPSALLSRVPDSVNFLKRKSDYVKTPISKSGLDSLFKKMVEIGKVGLVFNSYGGRMSEIPESDAPFPHRAGNIFKIQYSVNWNEEGEEADKNYIDQSRQLYSFMKPFVSNNPREAYLNYRDLDIGTTDNGKNSYKQGKVYGEKYFKKNFDRLVKIKTQVDPDNVFRNEQSIPTLPVGGRK; encoded by the coding sequence ATGGAGAAAACTCCATTTCTCTTCCTCTTCTTGTTCCTCAACTCCGTCGCATTTTCGACTGCGGCTTCCGTTTACGATTCGTTCGTCCAGTGTTTTTCGCAAAGCAAAATCCCAAGTTCCGAAATCTCCGGCATAATATACAGCCCCGCCAATCCATCCTTCGCCAATATTCTCGAAGATTATGTCCGGAACCGCCGCTTCAATGTCTCGACCACACCGAAACCCAACACGATCATCACTCCTAAGACGCAGTTACATGTCAGCGTCGCAGTTTTGTGCTCCAAGAAACTTGGGATACAACTCAAGATCCGCAGCGGCGGCCACGATTACGAGGGTCTCTCGTACGTGTCGGCCAAGTCCACTTTCGTGATCCTCGACATGTTCAATTTCAGGGCGATCGATGTCGACATCGCGGATGAAACCGCGTGGGTTCAGTCCGGTGCGCAGCTCGGGGAGTTGTATTATAGGATATGGGAGAAGAGCAAAGTCCACGGTTTCCCCGCCGGAGTTTGCCCGACCGTGGGCGTCGGAGGGCACATCAGCGGCGCGGGGTACGGGAACTTGCTGCGGAAGTACGGGCTGACGGTAGATCACGTGATCGACGCGCAAATAGTCGATGCCAATGGCAGAGTCCTCGACAGAGCATCCATGGGGGAGGATCTTTTCTGGGCCATCCGCGGCGGCGGAGGCGCAAGTTTTGGAGTGATCTTGGGGTACAAGATCAAACTAGTCCGTGTCCCGCCGGTCGTCACCGTTTTCAGGGTGGAAAGATTCCAGAACGACACTGCGATAGACTCTGTTTTCCAATACCAACAAATCGCAGAAAAGATGGACAACGATCTCTTCATCAGAGTGCTGCTCCAGCCAATCACCAGGAACAAAGTGAGAAGCGTTCGAGCAACGTTTATCGGTATGTTCTTGGGAGATTCAGCCCGATTGGTATCGGTCACGGGTTCCCAATTCCCTGTTTTGGGGCTGAAACAATCCGATTGCAAGGAAATGTCCTGGATTGACTCAGTCCTATACTGGACCAATTTCGACAACACCACAGCCCCCAGCGCTCTACTCAGCAGAGTCCCCGACTCAGTTAATTTCCTGAAACGCAAATCAGATTACGTGAAAACCCCGATTTCCAAATCCGGGCTCGATTCACTGTTCAAGAAAATGGTGGAAATCGggaaagtgggcctggttttcAACTCATACGGCGGGAGAATGAGCGAGATCCCCGAATCAGACGCACCTTTCCCACACAGAGCAGGAAACATCTTCAAAATCCAGTATTCCGTGAACTGGAACGAAGAAGGCGAAGAAGCAGACAAGAACTACATCGATCAAAGCAGGCAACTGTACAGTTTCATGAAGCCATTCGTGTCGAATAATCCCCGAGAGGCTTACCTGAACTACAGAGACTTAGACATCGGCACCACCGACAACGGTAAAAACAGCTACAAGCAGGGAAAAGTATACGGGGAgaaatatttcaagaaaaacTTCGACCGATTGGTGAAAATCAAGACTCAGGTGGACCCGGACAACGTTTTCAGGAACGAACAAAGCATACCTACGCTGCCCGTTGGAGGAAGAAAGTGA